In Aegilops tauschii subsp. strangulata cultivar AL8/78 chromosome 3, Aet v6.0, whole genome shotgun sequence, one genomic interval encodes:
- the LOC120975402 gene encoding uncharacterized protein — protein sequence MAKPQQEVYFVFMNFDPVYERLRADRTKQGSATLDAYLSQKHDKLLAKLLQPDTYWKKSSLAIVDGFAVEITDAQASVLRSAKEVRVVEKNQELA from the exons ATGGCGAAGCCGCAGCAGGAGGTGTACTTCGTGTTCATGAACTTCGACCCTGTCTACGAGCGCCTGAGGGCCGATCG GACGAAGCAGGGGTCGGCGACGCTGGACGCGTACCTGAGCCAGAAGCACGACAAGCTCCTCGCCAAGCTCCTCCAGCCCGACACCTACTGGAAGAAGTCCTCGCTCGCCATCGTCGACGGATTCGCCGTCGAGATCACCGACGCTCAG GCGAGCGTGCTGAGGTCGGCGAAGGAGGTGAGGGTGGTGGAGAAGAACCAGGAGCTTGCTTGA